Sequence from the Desulfomicrobium macestii genome:
CTATCGCCGTCACACGGCACAGGGAGGTTCAATGCGGCATCCGACAGCAGACAGATCCTGGTTCACCTTCGAGACTTCCGCCGCTCTTGGTTTCAGAGTCCACGCCTTCTCGGGCGCCCGGGAAATGCATCGTCCCCGCGAGTTCGAGATCGGGCTCGTCCACGACCTGGGCAACCTCGATTTCACAGCACTGCCGGGCCGGGCGACGTGCCTGTCCATTCGGGACAAAAGCGGCGGCGTACGCCATGTGCACGGCGTCATCAATCGCTTCATACAACTGCACACCGCCAACCGGCGCATCCATTACCGCTGCCTGCTCGTGCCCAGGCTCCATTTCCTGAATCAGGTCAAAACCATAGACCACTTTCTCTGCCAGGACATCGAAGCCCATGTGAACCTGTACGAAGAACCGGCCTGCCGGAAGGTGCTGTCATGAAAAAAATGGTCAGGATCAAGCGCGCCAATGATGAATACGTCAGCCCCAGAATCCATGAAAAGACACCACAGGAAATGTTCAAGCCCCGCGTCGCCTCCAACTGCGAAGTGAACCGGACCCATATTTTTCGGGTCAAGCGGCAGACCGTGGCCATAGTGGTGGTGCCGGGGGTCATGGCGTCGAGGTTGAGCAATCAGGGAGGCGAGACTGTGTGGGATCCGGACGATCTGGGGTTCATGTGGGATACATTCTTCCGCTGTGCCCCTGAGAAGCGTTACGAATTCCTCATTGAAAACGGCCGCCAGGTCATGGCCCAAGGGGACCCAAAAATCCTCAAGAAGTACCCCAAAGCCCAAGAGCGCGGGTGGACCGGCCTGGCCTGGGACTTTTTCGGACAACTGCTCGGCGGCCTGCATGACTGGAAGACGCCGCTGAAGGTTTTTCTGGATTTGCCGGTTTATGCCTTCGGCTTCGACTGGGTGGATTCGTGCCGAAATTCCGGCAAGGCTCTGCAGGAATTCATCATGGGCATCAAAGCGGACAGGGTCATCATCATTTCCCATTCCATGGGTGGCCTGGTGACGCGGTATGCCTTGGCCGGGGAGGGCGGGGAGGCCTTGGCCAAGAAAGTCCTGGGCGTCGTGCATGGTGCCCAGCCCGTGCACGGAGCGCCGGACGCCTATCATCGGGCCATAGCGGGCACGGGAGCGGAAGGCTTGCTCGGCAGGGTAGTCAGCGAGGTTCTTGGCCCCAGCGGTCCG
This genomic interval carries:
- a CDS encoding contractile injection system protein, VgrG/Pvc8 family, translated to MRHPTADRSWFTFETSAALGFRVHAFSGAREMHRPREFEIGLVHDLGNLDFTALPGRATCLSIRDKSGGVRHVHGVINRFIQLHTANRRIHYRCLLVPRLHFLNQVKTIDHFLCQDIEAHVNLYEEPACRKVLS